The following proteins are co-located in the Ancylothrix sp. D3o genome:
- a CDS encoding SDR family oxidoreductase, with amino-acid sequence MKAFVAGATGETGRRIVQELVKRQIPVRALVRNLETAKQILPPEAELVVGDVLNPDSLNSSLGDSTVILCATGARPSFDPTGPYKVDYQGTKNLIDAGKAKNIEHFVFVTSLCASQFFHPLNLFWLILVWKKQAEEYLQKSGLIYTIVRPGGLTNEDNELGVQMSSADSLFEGRIPRTKVASVCVEALLSPAARNKIVEIVSSPESKTPSYEQLFADVF; translated from the coding sequence ATGAAAGCATTTGTAGCAGGGGCCACCGGCGAAACAGGCCGGCGTATTGTACAAGAATTAGTAAAGCGCCAAATTCCCGTCCGCGCCCTCGTTCGCAACCTCGAAACCGCAAAGCAAATTTTACCACCGGAAGCCGAATTAGTCGTCGGCGATGTCTTAAACCCAGACAGTCTCAACAGCAGCCTAGGAGACAGCACAGTAATTTTATGTGCCACCGGCGCCCGACCGAGTTTTGATCCCACCGGCCCCTACAAAGTGGACTACCAAGGCACAAAAAACCTCATCGATGCTGGCAAAGCCAAAAACATCGAGCATTTTGTCTTCGTCACTTCCCTCTGCGCTTCCCAATTTTTTCACCCCCTTAATTTGTTTTGGCTGATTTTGGTGTGGAAAAAACAAGCTGAAGAATATTTACAAAAAAGTGGTCTCATTTATACCATTGTCCGCCCCGGAGGTCTGACCAATGAAGATAACGAGTTGGGAGTACAAATGTCTTCTGCCGATAGCTTATTTGAAGGCCGCATTCCCCGCACCAAAGTAGCAAGCGTTTGTGTCGAAGCTCTTTTATCGCCGGCTGCCCGTAATAAAATAGTAGAAATTGTCTCTAGCCCAGAGAGCAAAACTCCTTCTTACGAGCAATTGTTTGCCGATGTTTTTTAA
- a CDS encoding glycoside hydrolase family protein: MSLPFFERPKNSLLNYKRKTLIKILAGTTAAIAVAFLMFYWNQERWPPLIYDTTGTPAPLIMQGGDPYIRALMRTISASESNVAYPYSVLYGGEYVKDLSQHPDRCVKIVNGPNQGNCTTAAGRYQMLSTTWYETAKYYHPKPSKILFWESYSFEPEFQDAVVYAWLNDPTAWGVNIQQLLREGKIEKVLRTLSGTWTSLGYGIEDNSMTEYLPAIYNEMLLEELQATKKNSQIYRPSQVAISKESSKP; encoded by the coding sequence ATGTCTTTACCTTTTTTTGAGCGTCCAAAAAACAGCCTGCTGAATTATAAGCGCAAAACTCTGATCAAAATCCTTGCCGGCACCACTGCGGCGATTGCCGTTGCCTTCTTGATGTTTTACTGGAATCAAGAAAGATGGCCGCCTCTTATTTATGACACCACCGGCACTCCTGCACCGCTGATTATGCAGGGAGGCGATCCCTACATTCGAGCATTGATGCGAACCATCTCCGCGAGCGAATCAAACGTTGCATATCCTTATTCAGTTTTATATGGAGGTGAGTATGTAAAAGATTTAAGCCAGCATCCAGACCGCTGCGTAAAAATTGTCAACGGCCCCAATCAAGGTAATTGTACAACCGCAGCCGGTCGCTACCAAATGCTGAGTACAACTTGGTATGAAACCGCAAAATATTATCACCCCAAACCCTCAAAAATTTTATTCTGGGAATCTTACAGCTTTGAACCAGAATTTCAAGATGCAGTCGTGTACGCTTGGTTAAACGATCCGACAGCCTGGGGAGTCAATATTCAGCAATTGTTACGAGAAGGAAAAATAGAAAAAGTCCTGCGAACCCTCTCCGGTACTTGGACAAGTTTAGGTTATGGCATTGAAGATAACTCAATGACCGAGTATTTACCGGCAATTTACAATGAAATGTTGCTCGAAGAACTCCAAGCCACTAAAAAAAATTCACAAATTTACCGCCCTTCGCAAGTCGCAATTTCTAAAGAAAGCAGCAAACCCTGA